The following proteins are encoded in a genomic region of Populus trichocarpa isolate Nisqually-1 chromosome 13, P.trichocarpa_v4.1, whole genome shotgun sequence:
- the LOC127904155 gene encoding uncharacterized protein LOC127904155 encodes MFLSDRLNISNDIIVDNYKEDDDVIEDEHGNPGNGSDALPTANKKKSNKKPMMMLMLQKKKKKNKKKENIPLRESCDGSASSKNINFSKPNKVVLFPFIKPNRLFHKKSTPAAASNADCFPGNTSTSCFCFKQPPTLEPSSTSTTLQSQTSDPNHPDFTFDMLKSLIETNDFYSKECNPHSLDTTATTL; translated from the coding sequence atgtttctGTCAGATAGGCTGAATATTTCCAATGATATTATTGTTGATAATTATAAGGAAGATGACGATGTTATTGAGGATGAACATGGCAATCCAGGCAATGGGTCTGATGCCCTCCCTACTGCCAACAAGAAGAAGAGCAACAAGAAGCCTATGATGATGCTGATgctgcagaagaagaagaaaaagaataagaagaaagagaacATTCCTCTCAGAGAATCATGCGATGGTTCTGCAAGtagtaaaaacattaatttctcCAAACCAAACAAAGTGGTCCTCTTTCCCTTCATTAAGCCCAACAgacttttccataaaaaaagcaCTCCTGCTGCTGCTAGTAATGCTGATTGTTTTCCAGGTAACACTAGTactagttgtttttgttttaagcaACCCCCTACCTTGGAACCTTCTTCAACATCAACAACCCTCCAGTCTCAAACAAGCGACCCTAATCATCCTGACTTCACCTTCGACATGTTGAAATCTTTGATTGAGACCAATGATTTCTATTCCAAAGAATGCAACCCCCATTCTTTAGATACTACTGCTACTACTTTATGA
- the LOC7482219 gene encoding phytochrome A: MSSSRPSHSSSNSARSRHSARIIAQTTVDAKLHADFEESGSSFDYSSSVRVTDSVGGDQPPRSDKVTTTYLHHIQKGKLIQPFGCLLALDEKTFKVVAYSENAPELLTMVSHAVPSVGEHPVLGIGTDIRTIFTAPSASALQKAMGFGDVSLLNPILVHCKTSGKPFYAIVHRVTGSLIIDFEPVKPYEVPMTAAGALQSYKLAAKAITRLQSLPSGSMERLCDTMVQEVFELTGYDRAMAYKFHDDDHGEVVSEVTKPGMEPYLGLHYPATDIPQASRFLFMKNKVRMIVDCHAKHVKVLQDEKLPFDLTLCGSTLRAPHSCHLQYMENMNSIASLVMAVVVNDGDEDGDTPDSVNPQKRKRLWGLVVCHNTSPRFVPFPLRYACEFLAQVFAIHVNKELELENQIVEKNILRTQTLLCDMLMRDAPLGIVTQSPNIMDLVKCDGAVLFYRNKIWRLGITPSDLQLQDIAFWLSEYHMDSTGLSTDSLYDAGYPGALALGDVVCGMAAVRITSKDMLFWFRSQTAAEIRWGGAKHEPGEKDDGRRMHPRSSFKAFLEVVKTRSLPWKDYEMDAIHSLQLILRNAFKDIETMDVDTKTIHARLSDLKIEGMQELEAVTSEMVRLIETATVPILAVDVDGLVNGWNTKISELTGLLVDKAIGKHLLTLVEDSSVDIVKRMLFLALQGKEEQNIQFEIKTHGSKSECGPICLVVNACASRDLHENVVGVCFVGQDITGQKMVMDKFTRIEGDYKAIVQNRNPLIPPIFGTDEFGWCSEWNPAMTNLTGWKREEVLDKMLLGEVFGLNMACCRLKNQEAFVNLGVVLNTAMTGQESEKVSFGFFARTGKYVECLLCVSKKLDREGAVTGVFCFLQLASQELQQALHVQRLSEQTALKRLKALAYLKRQIWNPLSGIIFSGKMMEGTELGAEQKELLHTSAQCQCQLSKILDDSDLDSIIEGYLDLEMVEFTLREVLVAATSQVMMKSNEKGIRIINDAAEETMAETLYGDSIRLQQVLADFLQMSVNFTPSGGLLSVSASLTKDQLGQSVYLVHLELRIRHPGAGIPEALLDQMFGEDTDASVEGISLVISRKLVKLMNGDVRYMREAGKSSFIISVELAGGHKSQKRA, from the exons ATGTCTTCTTCAAGGCCAAGCCACTCATCCAGCAATTCAGCAAGATCAAGACACAGTGCTAGGATTATTGCTCAGACCACTGTGGATGCCAAGCTCCATGCTGATTTTGAGGAGTCAGGCAGCTCTTTTGATTACTCAAGCTCAGTGCGTGTTACTGACTCAGTTGGTGGAGATCAGCCACCCAGGTCTGACAAAGTAACTACAACTTATCTTCACCACATCCAGAAAGGCAAGCTGATCCAGCCTTTTGGATGCTTGCTAGCCTTAGATGAGAAAACTTTCAAAGTCGTTGCATACAGTGAGAATGCCCCTGAACTGTTGACTATGGTCAGTCATGCAGTGCCAAGTGTTGGGGAACATCCTGTTCTTGGCATTGGAACTGACATCAGGACTATCTTCACTGCTCCTAGTGCATCTGCCTTGCAAAAAGCCATGGGATTCGGGGATGTTTCTCTTTTGAATCCTATATTGGTCCATTGCAAGACTTCTGGGAAGCCGTTTTATGCCATTGTTCACCGGGTGACTGGCAGTTTGATCATTGACTTTGAACCTGTGAAGCCTTACGAGGTTCCCATGACTGCTGCTGGTGCTCTGCAATCATACAAGCTTGCAGCCAAAGCGATTACTCGGCTGCAGTCTTTGCCTAGTGGAAGCATGGAAAGGCTTTGTGATACAATGGTTCAGGAGGTTTTTGAGCTCACTGGATATGATAGGGCGATGGCCTATAAATTTCATGATGATGATCATGGAGAAGTGGTCTCTGAGGTTACAAAGCCAGGCATGGAGCCATATTTGGGTTTGCACTATCCAGCCACTGATATCCCTCAGGCTTCACGCTTTCTATTTATGAAGAATAAAGTTCGAATGATTGTTGATTGTCATGCGAAACATGTCAAGGTGCTTCAGGATGAGAAGCTTCCATTTGAtctgacattgtgtggttcaaccCTGAGGGCCCCACACAGTTGTCATTTACAATACATGGAGAACATGAACTCCATCGCTTCTCTGGTTATGGCAGTTGTAGTCAATGATGGGGATGAAGATGGTGATACCCCTGATTCTGTGAACCCacagaaaagaaagagactTTGGGGTTTAGTAGTGTGTCATAATACAAGTCCGAGGTTTGTTCCTTTCCCTCTTAGGTATGCTTGTGAGTTTCTAGCTCAAGTATTTGCTATCCATGTCAACAAGGAATTGGAGTTAGAAAATCAAATTGTCGAGAAGAACATCCTCCGCACCCAGACACTCTTATGTGATATGCTCATGCGTGATGCACCATTGGGTATTGTGACACAGAGCCCGAACATTATGGATCTGGTAAAGTGTGATGGTGCTGTCCTGTTCtataggaataagatatggagGTTGGGGATAACTCCAAGTGATCTGCAGCTTCAGGATATAGCTTTTTGGCTCTCCGAGTACCATATGGATTCTACAGGTTTGAGTACAGACAGCTTGTATGATGCAGGGTACCCAGGGGCTCTGGCTCTTGGTGATGTAGTTTGTGGAATGGCAGCTGTGAGAATAACTTCCAAGGACATGCTTTTTTGGTTTCGATCCCAGACTGCTGCAGAAATTCGATGGGGTGGTGCAAAGCATGAACCTGGGGAGAAGGATGATGGAAGGAGAATGCACCCTAGGTCATCTTTCAAGGCCTTCCTTGAAGTTGTCAAGACAAGGAGTTTGCCTTGGAAGGACTATGAAATGGATGCAATCCATTCTCTGCAGCTTATCCTGAGGAACGCATTCAAAGACATTGAAACCATGGATGTGGATACCAAAACAATTCATGCAAGGCTAAGCGACCTCAAAATTGAAGGGATGCAAGAACTTGAAGCAGTTACTAGTGAGATGGTCCGTTTAATTGAAACAGCTACAGTGCCAATTTTGGCAGTTGATGTTGATGGTCTAGTTAACGGGTGGAAtacaaaaatttctgaattgaCTGGTCTTCTTGTTGATAAAGCAATCGGGAAGCATTTGCTAACACTTGTGGAAGATTCTTCGGTTGACATAGTCAAAAGAATGTTATTCTTGGCATTGCAGG GCAAAGAAGAGCAAAACATACAATTTGAGATCAAGACACATGGTTCCAAGTCTGAATGTGGCCCCATCTGCTTAGTTGTTAATGCCTGTGCAAGCAGGGACCTTCATGAAAATGTTGTGGGGGTGTGCTTTGTGGGTCAAGATATCACTGGCCAGAAGATGGTCATGGACAAGTTCACCCGGATTGAAGGGGATTACAAAGCAATTGTACAAAACCGAAACCCTTTGATTCCCCCAATATTTGGGACGGATGAGTTTGGCTGGTGTTCTGAGTGGAATCCTGCCATGACAAATTTGACTGGTTGGAAACGAGAAGAAGTTCTAGATAAAATGTTATTGGGAGAGGTTTTTGGGTTAAACATGGCATGCTGTCGTCTCAAGAACCAGGAGGCTTTTGTAAATCTTGGTGTTGTTCTTAATACTGCCATGACTGGCCAGGAATCCGAGAAGgtttcttttggtttctttgCTCGGACTGGAAAGTATGTGGAATGCCTGCTGTGTGTGAGTAAGAAATTGGACAGAGAGGGTGCAGTCACTGGGGTATTCTGCTTTCTACAGCTTGCAAGCCAAGAGCTGCAACAAGCACTTCATGTCCAGCGATTATCAGAGCAAACTGCTTTGAAAAGATTGAAAGCATTGGCTTATTTAAAAAGGCAGATCTGGAATCCTCTCTCTGGAATTATATTTTCTggaaaaatgatggagggaaccGAGTTGGGAGCAGAACAAAAGGAGCTTCTGCATACCAGTGCCCAGTGCCAGTGCCAACTCAGCAAGATTCTTGATGACTCAGATCTAGATAGCATCATCGAAGG TTACTTGGATCTGGAAATGGTGGAGTTTACCCTGCGTGAGGTACTAGTGGCAGCTACCAGTCAAGTCATGATGAAGAGCAATGAAAAGGGCATTCGAATAATCAACGATGCAGCTGAAGAGACGATGGCTGAGACCCTGTATGGTGATAGCATCAGGCTTCAACAGGTGTTAGCTGATTTCTTGCAGATGTCAGTTAATTTTACACCATCTGGAGGCCTGCTTTCTGTTTCAGCTAGCTTAACCAAAGACCAGTTGGGGCAATCTGTTTATCTTGTGCATCTGGAACTCAG GATAAGGCATCCTGGTGCAGGGATTCCTGAAGCACTGCTAGATCAAATGTTTGGGGAGGATACAGATGCGTCTGTGGAGGGGATCAGCTTGGTTATAAGCAGGAAGCTGGTGAAGCTGATGAACGGAGATGTTCGGTACATGAGGGAAGCAGGGAAGTCGAGTTTTATCATATCAGTAGAACTTGCTGGTGGCCATAAATCGCAAAAAAGGGCATGA
- the LOC7464757 gene encoding glutamate--tRNA ligase, cytoplasmic encodes MEIKDFCFASDSTPPLSVIAAAKVASLTLPPPTAAAADSASLPAFVFSNGLKLQGTYVLLRYIGRVAILYGQDPFQSSQIDQWLDYAPVLSVGSEFENACNFIDNYLQSRTFLVEHSLSIADIAIWSGLAGTGLRWERWRKSKKFPNLARWFNSIFDEYSDALNEAISTYAGKKGSGKPAAAKPKGQQVVSGDNPEKGKASSRPSSEVDLPDAEIGKVCLRFAPEPSGYLHIGHSKAALLNQYFAQRYQGQMIIRFDDTNPSKESNEFVDNLLKDIETLSIKYETVTHTSDYFPQLMEMAESLIRQGKAYVDDTPREQMQKERMDGIESKCRSNNVEEHLKLWKEMITGSERGLQCCVRGKLDMQDPNKSLRDPVYYRCNPVPHHRIGSKYKIYPTYDFACPFVDSVEGITHALRSSEYHDRNAQYDRIQADMGLRKVHIYEFSRLNMVYTILSKRHLRWFVENGKVDGWDDARFPTVQGIVRRGLKIEALVQFILEQGASKNLNLMEWDKLWTINKKIIDPMCPRHTAVIEEQRVPLTLTNGPEQPFVRIIQRHKKHEGAGEKATTYTNRIWIDHADAESISVNEEITLMDWGNAIVKEIEKDQDGKVTHLSGVLHLEGSVKTTKLKFTWLPDTSELVNLTLVDFDYLITKKKLEEGESFHDVLNPCTKKETAALGDSNMRNLKRGEILQLERKGYFRCDAPFVRPSKPVVLFAIPDGRQATSLRKTFTFD; translated from the exons ATGGAGATAAAAGACTTTTGTTTTGCCTCTGACAGTACTCCTCCATTGTCTGTCATCGCAGCCGCCAAGGTTGCGTCCCTCACTCTTCCTCCTCccactgctgctgctgctgattctGCTTCTCTTCCTGCTTTCGTCTTCTCTAATGG GCTGAAATTGCAGGGAACCTATGTGCTTCTTCGCTACATTGGCCGTGTTGCCATTCTTTATGGCCAGGACCCATTTCAATCTAGCCAG ATTGATCAGTGGCTCGATTATGCTCCTGTCCTATCTGTAGGCTCTGAATTCGAGAATGCCTGCAACTTTATTGACAATTATCTGCAAAGTCGCACCTTTCTTGTGGAGCACTCTTTGTCGATTGCAGACATTGCCATATGGTCTGGTCTTGCAG GAACTGGGCTGAGATGGGAAAGATGGAGGAAGTCCAAGAAGTTCCCAAACTTAGCACGCTGgttcaattcaatatttgatgaatatagCGATGCTTTGAATGAAGCCATATCAACATATGCTGGGAAAAAGGGCTCGGGAAAGCCTGCAGCAGCTAAACCAAAAGGGCAACAGGTTGTCAGTGGAGATAACCCAGAAAAGGGAAAAGCAAGCAGCAGGCCTTCATCTGAAGTAGATCTTCCTGATGCTGAAATTGGAAAGGTGTGCCTGCGATTTGCTCCTGAACCTAGTGGCTATCTTCACATCGGACACTCAAAAGCAGCTCTACTCAACCAGTATTTTGCTCAACGGTACCAAGGCCAAATGATAATTCGCTTTGATGATACAAATCCATCGAAGGAAAGCAATGAATTTGTAGACAATCTTCTAAAAGATATTGAGACATTGAGTATCAAATATGAAACTGTTACACATACGTCTGATTACTTCCCCCAGTTGATGGAAATGGCTGAAAGTTTGATCCGCCAGGGTAAAGCTTATGTTGATGATACTCCACGGGAGCAAAtgcagaaagaaagaatggaTGGCATTGAATCAAAATGTAGGAGCAACAATGTAGAGGAGCATCTGAAATTGTGGAAGGAAATGATCACAGGATCAGAGAGAGGATTACAGTGCTGTGTCCGTGGTAAGTTAGACATGCAAGATCCAAACAAGTCTCTTCGAGATCCAGTGTACTATCGTTGCAATCCTGTTCCTCACCATCGGATTGGGTCCAAATACAAGATTTATCCAACATATGATTTTGCTTGTCCATTTGTTGATTCTGTAGAAGGTATAACTCATGCACTTCGATCGAGTGAGTACCATGATCGAAATGCTCAATATGACAGGATTCAAGCAGATATGGGACTGCGAAAGGTTCACATTTATGAATTTAGCCGGTTGAATATGGTCTACACAATTCTCAGCAAGCGTCATCTCCGTTGGTTTGTTGAAAACGGAAAGGTTGATGGATGGGATGATGCTCGATTTCCAACTGTCCAAGGAATTGTTCGCAGAGGTTTGAAAATTGAGGCACTGGTGCAATTCATTCTTGAACAG GGGGCATCAAAAAATCTTAATCTCATGGAATGGGACAAGCTTTGGACAATTAATAAGAAGATTATTGATCCTATGTGTCCCAGGCATACTGCTGTCATTGAAGAACAAAGGGTACCATTGACGTTGACCAATGGTCCTGAGCAACCATTTGTTCGGATCATACAAAGGCACAAGAAACATGAGGGTGCTGGAGAGAAGGCCACAACATACACAAATAGGATATGGATAGACCATGCAGATGCAGAGTCGATCTCTGTAAATGAGGAAATAACCTTAATGGATTGGGGAAATGCCATAGTAAAGGAAATTGAGAAGGACCAGGATGGAAAGGTCACACACTTGAGCGGTGTTTTGCATCTCGAAGGATCTGTCAAGACCACAAAATTGAAGTTCACCTGGCTACCAGATACAAGTGAATTAGTTAACCTCACTCTGGTGGACTTTGACTATCTAATCACAAAGAAAAAG TTGGAGGAAGGAGAGAGTTTCCATGATGTACTTAACCCGTGTACCAAGAAAGAGACTGCAGCACTCGGGGATTCAAACATGCGAAATTTGAAGCGTGGAGAGATATTGCAGCTGGAGAGGAAGGGCTACTTCAGATGTGATGCTCCTTTTGTCAGACCTTCAAAGCCTGTAGTTCTGTTTGCAATTCCAGATGGCCGACAAGCTACCTCATTGAGGAAGACCTTCACATTTGACTAG
- the LOC7482221 gene encoding germin-like protein subfamily 2 member 1 — protein MAAKVALLFLTFCVAFLATGSADPDLLQDVCVADFASGVKVNGFTCKENITADDFFFAGLAKPGLTNNTFGSLVTAANVQKIPGLNTLGVSMARIDYAPGGLNPPHTHPRATEMVFVLEGQLDVGFITTANVLISKTIKAGEIFTFPKGLVHFQKNNGQVPAAVIAAFGSQLAGTQSIGATLFAAQPPVPDNVLAKAFQVGTKEVQKIKSRFAPKK, from the exons ATGGCAGCCAAGGTGGCCCTACTTTTCTTGACTTTTTGTGTGGCATTCTTGGCCACCGGTTCTGCTGATCCTGACCTGCTTCAAGATGTTTGCGTTGCTGATTTTGCTTCTG GAGTGAAGGTGAATGGTTTCACCTGCAAGGAAAACATAACAGCCGATGATTTCTTCTTCGCCGGGTTGGCTAAACCAGGTCTCACCAACAACACATTCGGCTCCTTGGTCACTGCCGCCAATGTTCAGAAGATCCCAGGACTCAACACCTTGGGGGTCTCCATGGCCCGCATTGACTATGCCCCAGGTGGCTTGAACCCACCCCACACACATCCACGTGCCACTGAGATGGTCTTTGTCCTTGAAGGCCAACTTGATGTTGGGTTCATCACCACTGCAAACGTTTTGATATCAAAGACCATCAAGGCGGGCGAGATATTTACTTTCCCGAAAGGATTGGTTCATTTTCAGAAGAACAATGGTCAGGTCCCAGCTGCAGTCATTGCTGCATTCGGTAGCCAGTTGGCAGGAACTCAGTCAATTGGTGCCACATTGTTTGCCGCCCAACCACCGGTGCCTGACAATGTCTTGGCCAAGGCTTTCCAGGTTGGTACCAAGGAGGTCCAAAAGATCAAGTCTAGGTTCGCACCTAAGAAGTga
- the LOC7465202 gene encoding membrane-bound O-acyltransferase gup1 isoform X1, which yields MAISSTMKKKKEKEEYWKRKELVFLVLYAIAFYAFIIHRSLQLSLDHESELYALRPGWLLPPRLNDVSDAQWRNFRANLPILSLVFALFALLANSLRALFSLKAKGMSFVWLLISLAYLSYLHGACVLFILSIASLNFLLVKMFAQTKYFSPVLWLFNVFFLLCNRVYEGYSFSIFGQQWAYLDNYRGTFRWHICFNFVILRMISFGYDYHWAHQDPLFDQQKHIQRCHTCKSGKTCYRLLQEGSVQKEKFSLSIYLAYLVYAPVYIAGPIISFNAFVSQLDTPQNNYTVRDMSWYGLRWLFSFSLMELVTHLFRYNAFAISRLWKLLSPMDIFIIGYGVLNFMWLKFSLIWRYFRFWSLICGIEAPENMPRCINNCCNLESFWKNWHASYNKWLVRYMYIPLGGSQRKLLNIWVIFTFVAIWHDLEWKLLSWAWLTCLFFIPEMVVKSAANTLQVEGAFGEFLFREISAAGGAITITCLMVANLVGYVIGPSGFNWLFAQFLSRQGLPVMGGMFITFYVGTKLMFHIDDAKQRKH from the exons ATGGCAATATCATcaacaatgaagaagaagaaggagaaggaggaaTACTGGAAGCGCAAAGAGCTCGTCTTTCTGGTTCTCTATGCAATTGCTTTCTACGCTTTCATCATCCATCGATCTCTTCAACTCTCTCTCG atcaTGAATCAGAGCTTTATGCGTTACGCCCTGGATGGCTTCTCCCTCCTCGTCTCAAT GATGTTAGTGATGCCCAATGGAGAAATTTCCGTGCCAATTTGCCTATTCTTTCTCTTGTCTTTGCTCTTTTCGCCCTGCTTGCTAATTCTTTAAGGGCCCTTTTTTCCTTGAAAGCTAAAGGAATGTCCTTTGTGTGGCTTCTCATTTCTTTGGCCTACCTCTCTTATCTTCACGGAGCTTG CGTTCTGTTTATCCTCTCAATTGCTTCCCTGAATTTTCTCCTCGTGAAG ATGTTTGCACAGACAAAGTATTTCTCTCCTGTGCTTTGGCTTTTCAACGTATTTTTTCTTCTGTGTAATCGTGTTTATGAAGGATATTCGTTCTCCATTTTTGG GCAACAATGGGCATATTTGGACAACTATCGTGGAACTTTTAGATGGcacatttgttttaattttg TTATTTTGCGAATGATCAGCTTTGGATATGATTACCATTGGGCACATCAGGATCCTCTTTTTGATCAGCAG AAGCACATTCAACGTTGCCATACTTGTAAGTCTGGAAAAACATGCTACCGGCTCTTGCAG GAGGGAAGTGTCCAGAAGGAGAAGTTTTCCCTTAGCATATACCTCGCCTATTTGGTATATGCCCCAGTTTATATTGCTGGCCCAATTATAAGCTTCAATGCCTTCGTCTCACAG TTAGATACGCCTCAGAATAATTATACAGTTAGGGATATGTCCTGGTATGGGTTACGTTGGTTATTCAGCTTTTCTCTAATGGAATTAGTGACGCATCTATTTCGTTACAATGCTTTTGCAATCAG TCGTCTCTGGAAACTGCTATCTCCTATGGACATATTCATCATTGGATATGGG GTCTTGAATTTCATGTGGCTAAAATTCTCCCTTATCTGGCGCTATTTTCGATTCTGGTCACTG ATATGTGGCATTGAGGCCCCTGAGAATATGCCAAGGTGTATTAATAATTGCTGCAACTTGGAGAGCTTTTGGAAAAATTGGCATGCTTCGTACAATAAATGGCTTGTCAG ATACATGTATATTCCTCTTGGAGGATCTCAGAGAAAGCTACTCAACATATGGGTTATATTCACATTTGTTGCCATCTGGCATGATCTAGAATG GAAACTTCTTTCATGGGCATGGTTAACATGTTTATTCTTTATCCCTGAAATGGTGGTGAAATCAGCAGCGAATACATTACAG gtgGAGGGTGCTTTTGGGGAGTTTCTTTTCCGAGAAATTAGTGCAGCTGGTGGTGCCATCACCATTACATGTCTCATG GTGGCAAACCTTGTTGGGTATGTAATTGGGCCATCAGGCTTTAACTGGCTGTTTGCACAATTTCTTTCAAGACAAG GATTGCCAGTAATGGGTGGTATGTTTATAACGTTTTACGTTGGGACAAAG CTTATGTTCCACATTGATGATGCCAAGCAAAGGAAGCACTAA
- the LOC7465202 gene encoding membrane-bound O-acyltransferase gup1 isoform X2, with protein sequence MFAQTKYFSPVLWLFNVFFLLCNRVYEGYSFSIFGQQWAYLDNYRGTFRWHICFNFVILRMISFGYDYHWAHQDPLFDQQKHIQRCHTCKSGKTCYRLLQEGSVQKEKFSLSIYLAYLVYAPVYIAGPIISFNAFVSQLDTPQNNYTVRDMSWYGLRWLFSFSLMELVTHLFRYNAFAISRLWKLLSPMDIFIIGYGVLNFMWLKFSLIWRYFRFWSLICGIEAPENMPRCINNCCNLESFWKNWHASYNKWLVRYMYIPLGGSQRKLLNIWVIFTFVAIWHDLEWKLLSWAWLTCLFFIPEMVVKSAANTLQVEGAFGEFLFREISAAGGAITITCLMVANLVGYVIGPSGFNWLFAQFLSRQGLPVMGGMFITFYVGTKLMFHIDDAKQRKH encoded by the exons ATGTTTGCACAGACAAAGTATTTCTCTCCTGTGCTTTGGCTTTTCAACGTATTTTTTCTTCTGTGTAATCGTGTTTATGAAGGATATTCGTTCTCCATTTTTGG GCAACAATGGGCATATTTGGACAACTATCGTGGAACTTTTAGATGGcacatttgttttaattttg TTATTTTGCGAATGATCAGCTTTGGATATGATTACCATTGGGCACATCAGGATCCTCTTTTTGATCAGCAG AAGCACATTCAACGTTGCCATACTTGTAAGTCTGGAAAAACATGCTACCGGCTCTTGCAG GAGGGAAGTGTCCAGAAGGAGAAGTTTTCCCTTAGCATATACCTCGCCTATTTGGTATATGCCCCAGTTTATATTGCTGGCCCAATTATAAGCTTCAATGCCTTCGTCTCACAG TTAGATACGCCTCAGAATAATTATACAGTTAGGGATATGTCCTGGTATGGGTTACGTTGGTTATTCAGCTTTTCTCTAATGGAATTAGTGACGCATCTATTTCGTTACAATGCTTTTGCAATCAG TCGTCTCTGGAAACTGCTATCTCCTATGGACATATTCATCATTGGATATGGG GTCTTGAATTTCATGTGGCTAAAATTCTCCCTTATCTGGCGCTATTTTCGATTCTGGTCACTG ATATGTGGCATTGAGGCCCCTGAGAATATGCCAAGGTGTATTAATAATTGCTGCAACTTGGAGAGCTTTTGGAAAAATTGGCATGCTTCGTACAATAAATGGCTTGTCAG ATACATGTATATTCCTCTTGGAGGATCTCAGAGAAAGCTACTCAACATATGGGTTATATTCACATTTGTTGCCATCTGGCATGATCTAGAATG GAAACTTCTTTCATGGGCATGGTTAACATGTTTATTCTTTATCCCTGAAATGGTGGTGAAATCAGCAGCGAATACATTACAG gtgGAGGGTGCTTTTGGGGAGTTTCTTTTCCGAGAAATTAGTGCAGCTGGTGGTGCCATCACCATTACATGTCTCATG GTGGCAAACCTTGTTGGGTATGTAATTGGGCCATCAGGCTTTAACTGGCTGTTTGCACAATTTCTTTCAAGACAAG GATTGCCAGTAATGGGTGGTATGTTTATAACGTTTTACGTTGGGACAAAG CTTATGTTCCACATTGATGATGCCAAGCAAAGGAAGCACTAA
- the LOC18103998 gene encoding flap endonuclease 1 translates to MGIKGLTKLLADNAPKAMKEQKFESYFGRKIAIDASMSIYQFLIVVGRSGTEMLTNEAGEVTSHLQGMFNRTIRLLEAGIKPLYVFDGKPPDLKKQELAKRYSKRADATEDLAAAVESGVKEDIEKFSKRTVKVTKQHNDDCKRLLKLMGVPVIEAPSEAEAQCATLCKSGKVYAVASEDMDSLTFGAPIFLRHLMDPSSRKIPVMEFEIPKILEGLNLSMDQFIDLCILSGCDYCDSIRGIGGQTALKLIRQHGSIESILENINKERYQIPEDWPYQEARQLFKEPAVLTDEEQLDVKWTSPDEEGLITFLVNENGFNSDRVTKAIEKIKAAKNKSSQGRLESFFKPVANTSQPVKRKGTKCVLRPPKPAIKLKMLSLQVCSSTSVPKTIGSLSMLTLNLFSKHSTTSPRGVCFSA, encoded by the exons ATGGGTATCAAG GGTTTGACAAAGCTGTTGGCGGATAATGCTCCAAAAGCTATGAAAGAGCAGAAATTCGAGAGCTACTTCGGTCGTAAGATTGCTATCGATGCCAGCATGAGCATCTACCAGTTCCTT ATTGTAGTTGGAAGAAGTGGAACTGAAATGCTGACTAATGAGGCTGGTGAAGTCACCAG TCACTTGCAAGGCATGTTTAATCGCACTATTAGGCTTCTCGAGGCTGGAATCAAGCCCCT CTATGTCTTTGACGGGAAGCCTccagatttaaaaaaacaggAGCTTGCTAAGCG ATACTCAAAGCGTGCTGATGCTACTGAGGATTTGGCTGCAGCTGTCGAG tctGGTGTTAAGGAAGATATTGAGAAATTCAGTAAACGGACAGTCAAG GTGACAAAGCAGCACAATGATGACTGCAAAAGACTTTTAAAACTCATGGGAGTGCCTGTAATTGAG GCTCCTTCTGAAGCAGAAGCACAGTGTGCTACGCTTTGCAAATCAGGAAAG GTCTACGCTGTGGCTTCTGAAGACATGGATTCCCTTACTTTTGGAGCCCCTATATTTCTTCGCCATTTGATGGATCCCAGCTCAAGGAAAATCCCGGTTATGGAATTTGAAATTCCAAAG ATCTTGGAGGGGCTAAACCTTAGCATGGATCAATTCATTGACCTGTGCATCCTTTCTGGTTGTGATTATTGTGACAGCATTCGAG GAATTGGAGGACAGACTGCCTTGAAACTCATCCGACAACACGGTTCTATAGAGAGCATACTAGAGAACATAAACAAAGAAAG GTACCAAATACCAGAGGATTGGCCATATCAGGAGGCTCGACAGCTTTTTAAAGAACCAGCTGTCCTTACTGATGAAGAGCAACTTGATGTCAAGTGGACTTCCCCAGATGAAGAA GGTTTGATTACTTTTCTGGTGAATGAAAATGGGTTCAACAGTGACAGGGTGACGAAG GCAATAGAGAAAATCAAAGCTGCCAAGAACAAGTCCTCACAGGGCCG ATTGGAATCATTTTTTAAGCCAGTTGCCAACACATCTCAACCTGTTAAGCGGAAG GGTACTAAGTGTGTTCTTCGTCCTCCTAAACCAGCAATCAAGCTTAAAATGCTCTCTCTGCAAGTCTGTAGTAGTACTTCTGTGCCCAAGACCATTGGCAGTCTTAGCATGCTGACACTGAATCTGTTTTCGAAGCACTCCACAACATCACCCAGAGGTGTCTGCTTCAGCGCTTGA